From a region of the Geothrix sp. 21YS21S-2 genome:
- a CDS encoding ABC transporter permease subunit, producing the protein MRSASSILNRAKRLDRVMDWVITLGGMTIIAAVLGILVFIGKEAYPIFRAPRVQEHAPGRLPASASLFADESGEGILTADPAAGIRAFAKGREVPVPSGGPALPWLSHTPINAQGALAALGSDGRIAFGALGWVKPAEDRDPASWSPAVEWKGLQPARGITALLHTREMPASGIAPAATWRIAARDGQGRLVWAEVSGDAAAPAAWKPVPLEGPATCAKWSADGAMLFAGTPQGGVLAFSVGDETALAASGSLGEPVTALGFDLGRAALLVGGEKGSLAAFQVLNRDGSTTLQEFHRFKPMAGAVKGFMAGQRDKRFLAWSAGMVAVDHLTTENRLFEARGGEIRSGALTARGDLILAADAAGGLRSWTLDAPHPEISMRTLWGKVHYESYPKAEYVWQSSGGSDDSEPKLSLMPLLFGTLKGTLYAMIFALPLAILGALYTSQFASPRLRDTIKPLIEIMAALPSVVLGFLAGLVLAPLFERSAVMVLILPGVTLLLALAVFPAWSRLPRRIRLGWGTGWEVLWVIPLLLTGLALATWLGPRFERIFMGGDYRNWLLAAHGVTYDVRNSLVVGFAMGFAVIPIIFTISEDALSAVPKSLTSASLACGASPWQTAWRVVLPTASPGIFSAVMVGLGRAIGETMIVLMATGNTPVMEWSPFNGMRTLAANIAVETPEAPVHGSLYRLLFFTAALLFCLTFLLNTAAELVRQHLRKRYESF; encoded by the coding sequence ATGCGCAGCGCTTCCTCCATCCTGAACAGGGCCAAGCGCCTGGACCGGGTCATGGACTGGGTCATCACCCTGGGGGGGATGACCATCATCGCCGCCGTGCTGGGCATCCTCGTCTTCATCGGCAAGGAGGCCTACCCCATCTTCCGCGCGCCCCGGGTCCAGGAACATGCCCCGGGGCGCCTGCCCGCGTCCGCGTCCCTGTTCGCGGACGAAAGCGGCGAGGGGATCCTGACCGCGGATCCCGCCGCCGGGATCCGCGCCTTCGCCAAGGGACGGGAAGTGCCGGTCCCCTCCGGGGGCCCCGCCCTGCCCTGGCTTTCCCACACCCCCATCAACGCCCAGGGGGCCCTGGCCGCCCTGGGTTCCGACGGCCGCATCGCCTTCGGCGCGCTCGGCTGGGTCAAGCCAGCCGAGGACAGGGACCCCGCCAGCTGGAGCCCGGCCGTGGAGTGGAAGGGGCTCCAGCCCGCCCGCGGAATCACGGCCCTGCTGCACACCCGCGAGATGCCGGCCTCGGGAATCGCGCCTGCGGCCACCTGGCGCATCGCGGCCCGGGACGGCCAGGGCCGGCTCGTGTGGGCCGAGGTTTCCGGGGACGCGGCCGCGCCGGCCGCCTGGAAGCCGGTGCCCCTGGAGGGCCCGGCGACCTGCGCGAAGTGGAGCGCCGACGGCGCCATGCTCTTCGCCGGAACCCCGCAGGGCGGGGTTCTCGCTTTCAGCGTCGGGGACGAGACGGCCCTGGCGGCCTCGGGCTCCCTCGGGGAGCCGGTCACGGCCCTGGGCTTCGACCTGGGGCGGGCCGCCCTGCTGGTGGGCGGGGAGAAGGGCTCCCTGGCCGCGTTCCAGGTGCTCAACCGGGACGGTTCCACCACCCTTCAGGAATTCCACCGGTTCAAGCCCATGGCGGGGGCCGTGAAGGGGTTCATGGCGGGGCAGCGGGACAAGCGGTTCCTGGCGTGGTCCGCGGGCATGGTGGCCGTGGACCACCTCACCACGGAGAACAGGCTCTTCGAGGCCCGGGGCGGCGAAATCCGGTCCGGCGCCCTCACGGCCCGGGGCGACCTGATCCTCGCCGCGGACGCCGCCGGGGGCCTGCGCTCCTGGACCCTGGACGCCCCGCACCCGGAGATCAGCATGCGCACCCTCTGGGGCAAGGTGCACTACGAGAGCTACCCGAAGGCCGAGTACGTCTGGCAGAGCAGCGGCGGGTCCGACGACTCCGAACCCAAGCTCAGCCTGATGCCGCTGCTCTTCGGCACCCTCAAGGGCACGCTCTACGCCATGATCTTCGCCCTGCCCCTGGCCATCCTGGGGGCCCTCTACACCAGCCAGTTCGCCTCGCCCAGGCTCAGGGACACCATCAAGCCCCTCATCGAGATCATGGCCGCCCTGCCCTCCGTGGTGCTGGGCTTCCTGGCCGGGCTGGTGCTGGCGCCCCTCTTCGAGCGCTCGGCGGTCATGGTCCTGATCCTGCCGGGGGTCACGCTGCTGCTGGCCCTGGCCGTCTTCCCGGCCTGGAGCCGCCTGCCCCGGCGCATCCGCCTGGGCTGGGGCACGGGGTGGGAAGTGCTCTGGGTCATCCCCCTCCTGCTGACGGGCCTCGCCCTGGCCACCTGGCTGGGGCCGCGCTTCGAGCGGATCTTCATGGGGGGCGACTACCGCAACTGGCTGCTGGCGGCCCACGGCGTCACCTACGACGTGCGCAACAGCCTCGTGGTGGGCTTCGCCATGGGGTTCGCCGTGATCCCCATCATCTTCACCATCAGCGAGGACGCGCTCAGCGCCGTGCCCAAGTCCCTCACCTCGGCAAGCCTCGCCTGCGGCGCCAGCCCCTGGCAGACCGCGTGGCGCGTGGTCCTGCCCACCGCCAGCCCCGGGATCTTCTCCGCGGTCATGGTGGGCCTGGGCCGGGCCATCGGCGAGACCATGATCGTGCTCATGGCCACGGGCAACACCCCGGTGATGGAGTGGAGCCCCTTCAACGGCATGCGCACCCTGGCGGCCAACATCGCGGTTGAGACGCCCGAGGCCCCGGTGCACGGCAGCCTCTACCGGCTCCTCTTCTTCACCGCCGCCCTCCTGTTCTGCCTGACCTTCCTCCTCAACACCGCCGCCGAGCTGGTCCGCCAGCATCTGCGCAAGCGCTACGAGTCATTCTGA
- the pstA gene encoding phosphate ABC transporter permease PstA, which produces MTNLREWWRRGSALIWFSGATLAFSLLMIFGLVGYIGAKGLGFFWPGPIVAAATAQGPILGEITGQEPDKVQFHVGNRDLFGQDYRWVPRAELGPLTAPADAVVVERLEYGPFYGRVRSLEKDGQALPGDPMQNLDRLRPAALALSRHIRSLDKSEIGGLNRRMEDLRLEMKRKPGLEARMQALQAQYDAAEARLDLLRAQAAAVTVTLEAVDGQTKTLPLASVVRVVPSNALGVLGKTGAYLSRLWEFVADDPRESNTEGGIFPAIFGTVMMVLLMSILVVPLGVMAALYMREYASQGWVLRTLRIAVNNLAGVPSIVFGVFGLGFFVYFVGGGIDRLFFAEKLPTPTFGTGGILWAALTLALLTVPVVIVATEEALAAVPRSQREASLALGATRWQTLWNVVIPGAMPGILTGLILAMARGAGEVAPLMLTGVVKLAPSMPLDGTFPFLHLDRKFMHLGFHIYDVGFQSPNSEAAKPMVFMTALLLLLVVVVLNLFALRLRSRLRARMGGGAF; this is translated from the coding sequence ATGACGAACCTTCGCGAATGGTGGCGCCGGGGCAGCGCCCTGATCTGGTTCTCCGGGGCCACCCTGGCCTTCTCCCTGCTGATGATCTTCGGGCTGGTGGGCTACATCGGGGCCAAGGGCCTGGGGTTCTTCTGGCCCGGGCCCATCGTGGCGGCGGCGACCGCCCAGGGCCCGATCCTGGGCGAGATCACCGGCCAGGAGCCCGACAAGGTCCAGTTCCACGTGGGCAACCGGGACCTGTTCGGCCAGGACTACCGCTGGGTGCCCCGCGCCGAGCTGGGCCCCTTGACGGCCCCCGCCGACGCCGTGGTGGTGGAGCGGCTGGAATACGGCCCCTTCTACGGCCGGGTCAGGAGCCTCGAGAAGGACGGGCAGGCCCTGCCCGGCGACCCCATGCAGAACCTCGACCGCCTCCGGCCCGCGGCCCTGGCCCTGAGCCGGCACATCCGGAGCCTGGACAAGTCCGAGATCGGCGGCCTCAACCGCCGGATGGAGGACCTGCGCCTGGAGATGAAGCGCAAGCCGGGCCTGGAGGCCCGCATGCAGGCCCTCCAGGCCCAGTACGACGCCGCCGAGGCCCGCCTCGACCTCCTGCGCGCCCAGGCCGCCGCCGTCACCGTGACCCTGGAGGCCGTGGACGGCCAGACCAAGACCCTCCCCCTGGCCTCCGTGGTGCGGGTCGTGCCCTCCAACGCCCTGGGCGTGCTGGGCAAGACCGGCGCCTACCTGTCCCGCCTCTGGGAGTTCGTGGCCGACGATCCCCGGGAGTCCAACACCGAGGGGGGCATCTTCCCGGCCATCTTCGGCACCGTGATGATGGTGCTCCTCATGTCCATCCTCGTGGTCCCCCTGGGCGTGATGGCGGCCCTCTACATGCGGGAGTACGCATCGCAGGGCTGGGTCCTGCGGACCCTGCGCATCGCCGTGAACAACCTGGCCGGCGTGCCCTCCATCGTCTTCGGCGTGTTCGGGCTGGGGTTCTTCGTCTACTTCGTGGGCGGCGGCATCGACCGGCTGTTCTTCGCCGAGAAGCTGCCCACGCCCACCTTCGGCACCGGCGGCATCCTCTGGGCCGCCCTCACCCTGGCCCTCCTGACGGTGCCGGTGGTGATCGTGGCCACCGAGGAGGCCCTGGCGGCCGTTCCCCGCAGCCAGCGGGAGGCGAGCCTCGCCCTGGGGGCGACCCGCTGGCAGACCCTCTGGAACGTGGTCATCCCGGGGGCCATGCCGGGGATCCTCACGGGCCTGATCCTGGCCATGGCGCGGGGCGCCGGCGAAGTGGCGCCGCTCATGCTCACGGGCGTGGTGAAGCTGGCCCCCTCCATGCCCCTGGACGGCACCTTCCCCTTCCTGCACCTGGACCGCAAGTTCATGCACCTGGGCTTCCACATCTACGATGTGGGCTTCCAGAGCCCCAACAGCGAGGCCGCCAAGCCCATGGTGTTCATGACCGCACTGCTGCTGCTCCTGGTGGTGGTGGTACTCAACCTGTTCGCCCTTCGCCTGCGCAGCCGACTGCGGGCGAGAATGGGCGGAGGAGCCTTCTGA
- the pstB gene encoding phosphate ABC transporter ATP-binding protein PstB — translation MPAGEAMTEFDSHPAVPEPVPARPETQPPAPPVTARKTDVPLTDSAVLDAKALLHIEDVSLFYGPKQALFNIDLEVREHSVMSLIGPSGCGKSTLLRCINRMNDLIGNVRIQGSVKVGEDDIYAPGVDVISLRKRMGMVFQKSNPFPKSIYENVAYGLRIQGVKDRTVLDEAVERSLIASGLWDEVKDRLKESGLGLSGGQQQRLCIARAMAVQPEVLLMDEPCSALDPLATSRIEELIFELKRDYTIVIVTHNMQQAARVSDFTAFFWMGKLIETGLTEMLFTNPRVRMTEDYISGRFG, via the coding sequence ATGCCCGCCGGAGAAGCCATGACGGAATTCGATTCCCACCCAGCCGTGCCGGAGCCCGTGCCCGCCCGCCCGGAAACCCAGCCGCCGGCTCCCCCGGTCACGGCCCGCAAGACCGACGTCCCCCTCACGGACTCAGCGGTCCTGGACGCCAAGGCCCTGCTTCACATCGAGGACGTGAGCCTCTTCTACGGCCCCAAGCAGGCCCTGTTCAACATCGACCTGGAGGTGCGCGAGCACTCGGTCATGAGCCTCATCGGGCCTTCGGGCTGCGGCAAGAGCACCCTCCTGCGGTGCATCAACCGCATGAACGACCTCATCGGCAACGTGCGCATCCAGGGCAGCGTCAAGGTGGGCGAGGACGACATCTACGCCCCGGGCGTGGACGTCATCAGCCTGCGAAAGCGCATGGGCATGGTGTTCCAGAAGTCCAACCCCTTCCCCAAGAGCATCTACGAAAACGTGGCCTACGGGCTGCGCATCCAGGGGGTCAAGGACCGGACCGTCCTGGACGAGGCGGTGGAGCGCAGCCTCATCGCCTCCGGGCTCTGGGACGAAGTGAAGGACCGGCTCAAGGAGAGCGGCCTGGGGCTTTCCGGCGGCCAGCAGCAGCGCCTGTGCATCGCCCGGGCCATGGCCGTCCAGCCCGAGGTGCTCCTCATGGACGAACCCTGCTCGGCGCTCGATCCCCTGGCCACCAGCCGCATCGAGGAACTGATCTTCGAGCTCAAGCGGGACTACACCATCGTCATCGTGACCCACAACATGCAGCAGGCCGCCCGCGTAAGCGACTTTACGGCGTTCTTCTGGATGGGTAAGCTCATCGAGACCGGGCTTACGGAAATGCTGTTCACCAATCCGAGGGTGCGGATGACCGAGGATTACATCAGCGGGAGATTCGGTTAA
- the phoU gene encoding phosphate signaling complex protein PhoU yields the protein MARHFDNELRDLKFSLLAMAGQVEEMILLTHNSLMERNDGDARRVNDLDKGVDELELRLDQACIDLLALRAPFASDLRLIASTLKIVPELERIGDHCTNIARRALILNPLLPLDLGDSLRRLGEETLSMVRRAVDAFVNGDAELARAVIASDDSVDALYVQINRELLRLMLADPLTIERASHLIIVIKNWERIADQATNIAEEVLFIIGGVSVKHPYLQTPPEG from the coding sequence ATGGCGCGCCACTTCGACAACGAGCTCAGGGATCTCAAGTTCAGCCTCCTGGCCATGGCCGGGCAGGTGGAGGAGATGATCCTCCTGACCCATAATTCGCTCATGGAGCGCAACGACGGCGACGCCCGCCGGGTCAACGACCTGGACAAGGGCGTCGACGAGCTGGAGCTGCGCCTGGACCAGGCCTGCATCGACCTGCTGGCCCTGAGGGCGCCCTTCGCCTCGGACCTGCGGCTCATCGCCTCCACGCTCAAGATCGTGCCGGAGCTGGAGCGCATCGGCGACCACTGCACCAACATCGCCAGGCGGGCCCTCATCCTGAACCCCCTGCTCCCCCTGGACCTGGGCGACTCGCTGCGCCGGCTCGGGGAGGAGACCCTCTCCATGGTCCGCCGGGCCGTGGACGCCTTCGTGAACGGCGACGCGGAGCTGGCCAGGGCCGTCATCGCCTCGGACGATTCCGTGGACGCGCTCTACGTGCAGATCAACCGGGAGCTGCTGCGCCTCATGCTGGCCGATCCCCTGACCATCGAGCGGGCCAGCCACCTCATCATCGTCATCAAGAACTGGGAACGCATCGCCGACCAGGCCACCAACATCGCCGAGGAGGTCCTCTTCATCATCGGCGGCGTCAGCGTGAAGCACCCCTACCTGCAGACCCCCCCCGAAGGCTGA
- a CDS encoding response regulator transcription factor has product MPHLLLLEDDADIRLGLEQHLKREGFSLSAFGTGREALRFIAQSSSGQASRLDVALLDLTLPDVDGLDVLRAIRADASYRALPVVLVTARNEEIDRVLGLELGADDYISKPFSSRELVARIRAILRRAAFIDAPSKVQQMTFGPISVDLDMHIARVNGEAMELTRREFELLAYFLQNPRRVLSREKILQQVWSLEYLGESRTIDAHVRRVRSKLGEAAGLIETVVGVGYRLGSVDA; this is encoded by the coding sequence ATGCCCCACCTCCTCCTCCTCGAAGACGATGCCGACATCCGGCTGGGGCTGGAACAGCATCTCAAGCGGGAGGGCTTCTCCCTGAGCGCCTTCGGCACCGGCCGCGAGGCCCTCCGGTTCATCGCCCAGTCCTCCTCCGGCCAGGCCTCCCGCCTGGACGTGGCCCTGCTGGACCTGACCCTGCCCGACGTGGACGGCCTGGACGTCCTGCGGGCCATCCGCGCCGACGCCAGCTACCGCGCCCTGCCGGTGGTGCTGGTCACCGCCCGCAACGAGGAGATCGACCGGGTGCTCGGCCTGGAGCTGGGGGCCGACGACTACATCTCCAAGCCCTTCTCCAGCCGGGAGCTGGTCGCCCGCATCCGGGCCATCCTCCGCCGGGCCGCCTTCATCGACGCCCCCAGCAAGGTCCAGCAGATGACCTTCGGCCCGATCAGCGTGGACCTGGACATGCACATCGCCCGGGTGAACGGGGAGGCCATGGAACTGACCCGCCGGGAGTTCGAGCTGCTGGCGTATTTCCTCCAGAACCCTCGGCGGGTCCTGAGCCGGGAAAAGATTTTGCAGCAAGTATGGAGTTTGGAATACTTGGGTGAGAGCCGGACGATCGACGCGCACGTGCGGCGGGTGCGGTCGAAGCTGGGGGAGGCCGCGGGCCTCATCGAGACGGTGGTCGGCGTGGGCTACCGGCTGGGAAGCGTGGACGCCTGA
- a CDS encoding DUF47 domain-containing protein, whose translation MSLNSLISWLKPHEMVFFDLLEASASNLVDSAKHFEAEFKSRQTPGEWAGMRRKMKDLEHVGDEITHEIVDRLNRTFMTPIEREDILHLAHCLDDVVDCLDGVCERLVLYKITAVMPTAVELGRLIVAGAEEIKPLIGHLRNMSNGKDINKRIQYCNELENQADAVYHAALAEIFENPKDPIELIKWKEILSLLEDATDRIELVSKVVSSTVMRNA comes from the coding sequence ATGTCCTTGAACTCACTCATCAGCTGGTTGAAACCCCACGAAATGGTGTTTTTCGACCTGCTCGAAGCCTCCGCCTCCAACCTCGTGGATTCCGCCAAGCATTTCGAGGCCGAGTTCAAGTCCCGCCAGACCCCCGGCGAGTGGGCCGGGATGCGCCGCAAGATGAAGGACCTCGAGCACGTGGGCGACGAGATCACCCACGAGATCGTGGACCGCCTGAACCGAACCTTCATGACCCCCATCGAACGCGAGGACATCCTCCACCTGGCCCACTGCCTCGACGACGTCGTGGACTGCCTGGACGGGGTCTGCGAGCGGCTGGTGCTCTACAAGATCACCGCCGTGATGCCCACGGCCGTGGAGCTGGGGCGGCTCATCGTCGCCGGCGCCGAGGAGATCAAGCCCCTCATCGGCCACCTCCGGAACATGTCCAACGGCAAGGACATCAACAAGCGCATCCAGTACTGCAACGAGCTGGAGAACCAGGCCGACGCCGTCTACCACGCCGCCCTGGCCGAAATCTTCGAGAACCCCAAGGATCCCATCGAGCTCATCAAGTGGAAGGAGATCCTCAGCCTCCTGGAGGACGCCACCGACCGCATCGAGCTCGTCTCGAAGGTCGTGAGCTCAACCGTCATGCGCAACGCCTGA
- a CDS encoding inorganic phosphate transporter yields the protein MIPTLILIVVMAWAIDYINGFHDTANAIATVVSTGVMSARNAIVMAACLNFGGALLGTHVATTIAKGIADSQFVVPEVLIAALTAAILWDLGTWYFGIPSSTSHTLMGGLAGAVVAHAGFRALHMTKLEEITLFIFVSPMLGFLMGAILILLIQWICRHTSGRKINNAFRKLQLVSASAMAFTHGQNDAQKAMGVICLALIIYGKMTVLPGHQVAVPMWVKLGCAGMMAAGTASGGLRIIKTMGSRIVKLRPIHGFAAETAAAMVLFTTAHFGIPVSTTHSITGAIMGVGATMNANVVRWGVAGNIFVAWVLTIPCSFGIAYGTLRLIHPLFVR from the coding sequence ATGATCCCGACGCTCATCCTCATCGTCGTGATGGCCTGGGCCATCGACTACATCAACGGCTTCCACGACACCGCCAACGCCATCGCCACCGTGGTCTCCACGGGGGTCATGTCCGCCCGCAACGCCATCGTCATGGCGGCCTGCCTCAATTTCGGCGGGGCCCTGCTGGGCACCCACGTGGCCACCACCATCGCCAAGGGGATCGCGGACTCCCAGTTCGTGGTGCCCGAAGTGCTCATCGCGGCCCTCACGGCCGCGATCCTGTGGGACCTCGGCACCTGGTACTTCGGCATCCCCTCCAGCACCAGCCACACCCTCATGGGCGGCCTGGCCGGGGCCGTGGTGGCCCACGCGGGCTTCCGGGCGCTCCACATGACCAAGCTGGAGGAGATCACCCTCTTCATCTTCGTGTCCCCGATGCTGGGCTTCCTCATGGGGGCCATCCTGATCCTGCTCATCCAATGGATCTGCAGGCACACCTCGGGCAGGAAGATCAACAACGCCTTCCGGAAGCTGCAGCTGGTCTCGGCCAGCGCCATGGCCTTCACCCATGGCCAGAACGACGCCCAGAAGGCCATGGGCGTCATCTGCCTCGCCCTCATCATCTACGGGAAGATGACCGTCCTCCCCGGGCACCAGGTGGCCGTGCCCATGTGGGTCAAGCTGGGGTGCGCGGGCATGATGGCCGCGGGCACCGCCAGCGGCGGCCTTCGCATCATCAAGACCATGGGCAGCCGCATCGTCAAGCTGCGGCCCATCCACGGGTTCGCCGCCGAGACCGCCGCGGCCATGGTGCTGTTCACCACCGCCCACTTCGGGATCCCCGTCTCCACCACCCACTCCATCACCGGGGCCATCATGGGCGTCGGGGCCACCATGAACGCCAATGTGGTGCGCTGGGGCGTGGCCGGGAACATCTTCGTGGCCTGGGTGCTGACGATCCCCTGCAGCTTCGGCATCGCCTACGGGACCCTCCGGCTGATCCACCCCCTGTTCGTAAGGTAG
- a CDS encoding GGDEF domain-containing protein, which yields MVPLASLSLATSRARLALHAGARSHPAGTADGMIGLGDQLRAILAEDRLKPHFQPIVDLETGAVLAFEGLIRGPSDTLLHAPASLFKVAGLTNQLYDLECACCRTLVRAYAASGAAQKLFLNMSPGSLATAAQSSLLPIQGLEELGVPPGRIVIELTEALPIHDLGILVKAIALFRKLGFAIALDDLGEGFSSLRLWSELRPEFVKVDMHFIQGVSRDPVKLQFLKSLCDIASKTGAKVVGEGIELEADLAVVRDLGLHFGQGYLLGRPAPLPQAAAAPGLFRRRDPDGSGWIRDGRSTAARLMVEVPALAPDTPNGKVEKLFQADSDLQSIPVVRDGIPVGLINRHVFMDMMFKPFSREVYGKKPVEAIMNRDILVLDHGTSLHEVSRLIVESDPRHILHGYILTRNGFYAGMGSGHDLMREITQMQIKAARYANPLTGLPGNVPINEHLDDLLHQGVPFVACYCDLDHFKPYNDVHGYRRGDDVIQWTGDLLRSVCEPDLDFVGHIGGDDFMMVFRSADWERRCTSLLEAFDAGLARFFSEGELESRGYVGEDRSRRQVVHPLLSLSVGAVKAWPGQFANHHEISASAAVAKKEAKGLEGSVLFVERRQPRRLTGMSQE from the coding sequence ATGGTCCCCCTCGCCTCCCTCTCCCTGGCCACCAGCAGGGCCCGACTGGCCCTCCATGCGGGCGCCCGCAGCCATCCGGCCGGCACCGCGGACGGGATGATCGGTCTGGGCGACCAGCTCAGGGCCATCCTCGCGGAAGACCGCCTCAAGCCCCACTTCCAGCCCATCGTGGACCTGGAGACCGGGGCGGTGCTGGCCTTCGAGGGGCTGATCCGGGGTCCCTCGGACACACTCCTCCACGCTCCGGCCAGCCTGTTCAAGGTGGCCGGCCTCACGAACCAGCTCTACGACCTGGAGTGCGCCTGCTGCAGGACCCTGGTGCGGGCCTATGCGGCCAGCGGGGCCGCCCAGAAGCTGTTCCTGAACATGAGCCCCGGGAGCCTGGCCACGGCGGCCCAGAGCTCCCTCCTGCCCATCCAGGGGCTGGAGGAGCTGGGGGTGCCCCCGGGCCGGATCGTCATCGAGCTCACCGAGGCCCTGCCCATCCACGACCTCGGCATCCTGGTGAAGGCCATCGCCCTGTTCCGGAAGCTGGGCTTCGCCATCGCCCTGGACGACCTGGGGGAGGGCTTCTCCAGCCTGCGCCTGTGGTCGGAGCTGCGCCCGGAGTTCGTGAAGGTCGACATGCACTTCATCCAGGGCGTGAGCCGGGACCCGGTCAAGCTCCAGTTCCTGAAGTCCCTGTGCGACATCGCCTCCAAGACGGGCGCCAAGGTCGTGGGCGAGGGCATCGAGCTGGAGGCGGACCTCGCCGTGGTGCGGGACCTGGGCCTGCACTTCGGCCAGGGCTACCTCCTGGGCCGCCCCGCGCCCCTGCCCCAGGCCGCCGCGGCCCCGGGCCTGTTCCGGCGCCGGGACCCCGACGGCTCCGGCTGGATCCGGGACGGGCGCTCCACGGCGGCCCGGCTCATGGTCGAGGTGCCCGCCCTGGCCCCGGACACCCCCAACGGGAAGGTGGAGAAGCTCTTCCAGGCCGATTCCGACCTGCAGTCCATTCCCGTCGTCCGCGACGGCATCCCCGTGGGCCTGATCAACCGCCACGTGTTCATGGACATGATGTTCAAGCCCTTCTCCCGGGAGGTGTACGGGAAGAAGCCGGTGGAGGCCATCATGAACCGGGACATCCTGGTGCTCGACCACGGCACCAGCCTCCACGAGGTGAGCCGGCTCATCGTGGAGTCCGATCCCCGCCACATCCTCCACGGCTACATCCTCACCCGGAACGGCTTCTACGCAGGAATGGGCAGCGGCCACGACCTCATGCGCGAGATCACGCAGATGCAGATCAAGGCGGCCCGCTACGCCAACCCGCTCACGGGCCTCCCCGGCAACGTCCCCATCAACGAGCACCTGGACGACCTGCTCCACCAGGGCGTCCCCTTCGTGGCGTGCTACTGCGACCTGGACCACTTCAAGCCCTACAACGACGTGCACGGCTACCGGCGCGGCGACGACGTCATCCAGTGGACCGGGGACCTGCTCCGCTCCGTGTGCGAGCCCGACCTGGACTTCGTCGGACACATCGGCGGGGACGACTTCATGATGGTGTTCCGGAGCGCCGACTGGGAGCGGCGCTGCACGAGCCTGCTGGAGGCCTTCGACGCGGGGCTGGCCAGGTTCTTCAGCGAAGGGGAGCTCGAGTCGCGGGGCTACGTGGGCGAGGACCGCTCCCGCCGCCAGGTGGTGCACCCCCTGCTGAGCCTCAGCGTGGGCGCGGTTAAGGCGTGGCCGGGCCAGTTCGCGAACCACCACGAGATCTCCGCCAGCGCGGCCGTCGCCAAGAAGGAGGCCAAGGGCCTGGAGGGCTCCGTCCTCTTCGTGGAACGCCGCCAGCCGCGGCGTTTAACAGGAATGTCCCAGGAATGA
- a CDS encoding GNAT family N-acetyltransferase, whose protein sequence is MAIPLTEQQQPRYDIRPLTPADFAHLQRLEREIWEQDEVGELCPYYQRLCTDFYSDWCFIAMDGDRPAGYVLNFPNGKAVYCATLAVHPDYQKTRVNYLLIRAMVKKLLAEDMESCRFLVEPGNHDARSIHASLGARVVAEARDYYHPGDVRLWSVIEKQDIDRLRARYSRLKLVS, encoded by the coding sequence ATGGCAATCCCGCTCACGGAACAACAGCAGCCCCGCTACGACATCCGCCCCCTCACGCCCGCCGACTTCGCCCATCTGCAGCGCCTCGAGCGCGAGATCTGGGAGCAGGACGAGGTGGGCGAGCTCTGCCCCTACTACCAGAGGCTCTGCACGGACTTCTACTCGGACTGGTGCTTCATCGCCATGGACGGCGACCGGCCCGCGGGCTACGTGCTCAACTTCCCCAACGGCAAGGCGGTCTACTGCGCCACCCTGGCCGTGCATCCCGACTACCAGAAGACGCGCGTCAACTACCTCCTGATCCGCGCCATGGTGAAGAAGCTCCTTGCCGAGGACATGGAGTCCTGCCGCTTCCTGGTGGAGCCCGGGAACCACGACGCCCGGTCCATCCACGCATCCCTGGGCGCTCGCGTGGTGGCGGAGGCGCGGGACTACTACCACCCCGGCGACGTGCGGCTGTGGTCGGTCATCGAGAAGCAGGACATCGACCGCCTCCGGGCGCGGTATTCCCGCCTGAAGCTGGTTTCCTGA